One stretch of Rhizobium rhizoryzae DNA includes these proteins:
- a CDS encoding MAPEG family protein has translation MISDQSMIWPMFAHVVLVFVLYVLLSRRRVAAVKGGRATVSQFRQNLSEPEDSLFVHNNLKNQFELPIFFHVACIAIYIVNADNIGTVLLAWLFVISRYVHSYIHISTNRIAHRRPAFIVGFGALLIMWIWLAIWMVLT, from the coding sequence ATGATTTCGGATCAATCCATGATCTGGCCGATGTTTGCCCATGTCGTGCTTGTCTTCGTGCTCTACGTGCTTCTGTCACGCAGGCGCGTTGCGGCAGTCAAAGGTGGGCGGGCAACAGTGTCCCAGTTCCGCCAGAACCTGAGCGAGCCGGAAGACAGCCTGTTTGTGCATAACAACCTGAAGAACCAGTTCGAACTGCCGATCTTCTTCCATGTTGCCTGCATAGCGATCTACATTGTCAATGCGGATAATATCGGCACGGTCCTGCTCGCCTGGCTCTTCGTCATTTCCCGCTACGTGCATAGCTATATCCACATTTCCACGAACCGTATTGCCCATCGCAGACCAGCCTTCATCGTGGGCTTTGGTGCGCTGCTGATCATGTGGATCTGGCTCGCCATCTGGATGGTGCTGACCTGA